The proteins below are encoded in one region of Verrucomicrobiota bacterium:
- the aroA gene encoding 3-phosphoshikimate 1-carboxyvinyltransferase, producing the protein MHTFTVHHCGPIRATITIPGDKSMSHRSAMFASLAEGRSTITGFLESEDCLSTVNAMRSLGAHIERAGTGTFVVEGKGGHFTAPATDVDCGNSGTTMRLLSGILAAQPFSSRLTGDASLSKRPMGRVIKPLTEMGARFNSEGGEGKPPLVVEGGKLTPLHYEMPVASAQVKSAILLAGLSAEGETSVVEPAACRDHTERMLQEFGISLDLGKADVNGRRRIALKGPQQLKARDFAVPGDISSAAFWLVAASAKAGSDVTMPGVGLNPTRTGVIAVLRRMGATIETTPVDPNAAEPLGTVRVLGRELHGTVIEGAEIPNVIDELPILAVAGALAQGTTIIRDAKELRVKETDRIAAVAGNLRAMGVPVTETEDGMVIEGGHPLKGAQLECFHDHRIAMAFAIAGLFAEGKTVINHVECVATSYPTFGSTLESVLAA; encoded by the coding sequence ATGCATACTTTCACTGTCCATCACTGCGGCCCGATCCGTGCCACCATCACTATTCCGGGAGACAAGAGCATGTCGCATCGAAGCGCCATGTTCGCCTCTCTTGCAGAGGGGCGGAGCACGATCACCGGTTTCCTCGAGAGCGAGGACTGCCTCTCCACTGTCAATGCGATGAGATCGCTCGGAGCCCACATCGAGCGCGCCGGCACCGGCACCTTTGTCGTGGAAGGCAAGGGAGGCCACTTCACCGCACCGGCCACTGATGTCGATTGCGGCAACTCCGGCACCACCATGCGCCTTCTCTCCGGCATTCTGGCCGCCCAGCCTTTCAGCTCCCGACTTACCGGCGATGCCTCACTCTCCAAGCGCCCAATGGGACGGGTCATCAAGCCGCTCACCGAGATGGGGGCTCGCTTCAACTCCGAAGGGGGTGAGGGGAAACCTCCCCTAGTGGTCGAGGGTGGGAAGCTCACACCCCTCCACTATGAGATGCCTGTTGCCAGCGCCCAGGTGAAGAGCGCCATCCTGCTCGCGGGTCTCTCAGCCGAGGGGGAGACCAGCGTCGTGGAACCTGCTGCCTGCCGAGATCACACGGAACGGATGCTTCAAGAGTTTGGTATTTCACTGGATCTCGGGAAAGCTGACGTTAACGGTCGCCGCCGCATCGCCCTCAAGGGCCCCCAACAACTCAAGGCCCGAGACTTTGCCGTGCCGGGCGACATCTCAAGCGCCGCCTTCTGGCTTGTGGCCGCTTCAGCCAAAGCGGGATCCGATGTCACGATGCCTGGCGTCGGACTGAACCCCACTCGCACCGGCGTCATTGCAGTACTCCGTCGCATGGGGGCAACGATCGAGACCACACCAGTAGACCCCAATGCAGCCGAACCACTTGGCACTGTCCGAGTGCTTGGCCGCGAACTCCACGGCACCGTGATCGAGGGGGCCGAGATTCCGAATGTCATCGATGAACTTCCCATCCTTGCGGTGGCCGGAGCACTAGCCCAAGGCACAACCATCATCCGTGACGCCAAGGAGCTTCGAGTTAAGGAGACCGACCGCATTGCCGCAGTCGCCGGAAATCTTCGGGCCATGGGCGTACCCGTTACCGAGACAGAGGATGGCATGGTGATCGAAGGTGGGCACCCGCTCAAAGGCGCGCAACTTGAGTGCTTTCACGATCACCGCATCGCAATGGCTTTTGCGATCGCAGGACTCTTCGCCGAGGGGAAGACAGTCATCAATCATGTGGAATGCGTGGCCACCTCCTATCCGACCTTCGGCTCAACGCTTGAGTCGGTACTGGCCGCCTGA
- the cmk gene encoding (d)CMP kinase, translated as MAGRVIAIDGPAASGKSSVSRGVAAALGWFFVSSGHFYRAIAWGTVRDQVSSDSSDSLVGWVARRKLTLLEDEDPTKGVSLLLDGENATPHLSDPQVAATVSVIAAVPAVRDFINARLRALSENHDLIMEGRDIGSIVFPETPWKFYLDASPEVRARRRASEGAIDTVNERDRLDSTRATAPLTIPPGAIVIDTTHLTLDQVIQTVLDHLHLPELTTG; from the coding sequence ATGGCCGGACGCGTCATCGCCATCGACGGTCCCGCCGCCTCCGGGAAGAGCAGCGTCTCCCGGGGAGTTGCCGCTGCCCTGGGCTGGTTCTTTGTCAGCTCAGGACACTTTTACCGGGCCATCGCGTGGGGCACCGTGCGCGATCAGGTCTCCTCCGACTCATCCGATTCTTTGGTCGGCTGGGTAGCCAGGCGCAAACTCACACTCCTTGAAGACGAAGACCCAACAAAAGGCGTCTCCCTGCTACTGGATGGGGAGAATGCCACGCCTCACCTTTCGGATCCACAGGTGGCGGCCACGGTCTCCGTAATCGCCGCAGTGCCTGCCGTGCGTGATTTCATCAATGCCAGACTCCGCGCCTTGTCGGAAAACCATGATCTGATCATGGAAGGTCGCGATATCGGCTCCATTGTCTTTCCGGAGACCCCATGGAAATTCTACCTCGACGCCTCTCCCGAGGTACGTGCCCGCCGTCGTGCCAGTGAGGGAGCGATCGATACAGTGAATGAACGTGACCGACTCGACTCAACCCGCGCGACCGCCCCACTGACGATTCCGCCGGGCGCCATTGTCATCGACACGACACACCTGACCTTGGATCAAGTAATCCAGACGGTACTGGACCATCTTCATCTTCCAGAGCTGACCACCGGCTGA
- a CDS encoding 1-acyl-sn-glycerol-3-phosphate acyltransferase, with protein MMSFTYYFWYTLSKIAARFFFSFRAVHPERMIEEGPLILASNHQSYFDPPLVGICSRRGVYYLARKTLLQIPLLGKLLPHINVILVDRDGNDMSALKIVIRTVKSGNAVVLFPEGTRSVDGTLQPAKAGIGLVIAKTRAPVQPMRIFGSHEAFPKGSGKVSLTPISVVVGNPIRFTPEELDPATHGGDDRALYQHLSNRVMEAIGALSLPGSSLESLSSSSQTS; from the coding sequence ATGATGAGCTTCACCTACTACTTCTGGTACACGCTCTCGAAGATCGCGGCGCGTTTCTTCTTCAGCTTCCGGGCGGTTCATCCGGAGCGGATGATCGAAGAGGGACCTCTCATTCTTGCCTCCAATCACCAGAGCTATTTTGATCCCCCGCTGGTCGGCATCTGCTCAAGACGGGGCGTCTATTATCTCGCCCGCAAAACCCTTCTTCAGATCCCCTTGCTGGGAAAGCTTCTCCCCCATATCAATGTCATCCTCGTCGACCGCGATGGTAATGACATGTCGGCGCTCAAGATCGTGATCCGCACGGTCAAATCGGGCAACGCCGTCGTCCTCTTTCCCGAGGGAACGCGATCGGTGGATGGCACTCTCCAACCGGCAAAGGCCGGGATCGGCCTGGTCATTGCAAAGACCCGAGCCCCCGTGCAACCGATGCGCATCTTCGGCTCCCACGAGGCCTTTCCGAAGGGATCAGGAAAAGTTTCCCTGACTCCAATCAGCGTAGTGGTAGGCAACCCGATCCGTTTCACACCCGAGGAACTGGATCCAGCTACCCATGGTGGCGATGACCGGGCTCTCTATCAGCATCTTTCCAATCGTGTCATGGAAGCGATCGGAGCCCTATCGCTTCCGGGGTCATCCCTGGAATCACTCTCGTCATCTTCCCAGACTTCCTAA
- a CDS encoding ATP-binding cassette domain-containing protein: MSESKTHAIVVNDLVKSFGERRALDGISLEVRRGELFCLLGPNGGGKSTLFRILATLSLPDSGTAKIAGHDVVSAAAEVRARLGVVFQSPSLDGKLTILENLRCGGALYGLTGTELESRIIEATKALNLTDRLNDIVETLSGGLQRRAEIAKCLLIRPEVLLLDEPSTGLDPGARLDLWAALEKLRNEHNVTALCTTHLMEEAARADRVGIVSSGKLVALGTPDELTSAIGGDVISLGVSKETGADQLAKLITSKTGIPATVVEGEVRIEHVEAYALAARLAGEFPKEITSLRIARPTLEDVFIARTGRLFADQDLEPDMNAPVKKKKH; encoded by the coding sequence ATGAGCGAATCAAAGACCCATGCCATCGTTGTCAACGATCTCGTGAAATCGTTTGGCGAGCGCCGTGCACTTGACGGAATCTCCCTCGAGGTGCGCCGCGGCGAACTCTTCTGCCTGCTGGGTCCGAATGGGGGAGGAAAGAGCACTCTCTTCCGAATCCTGGCGACCCTCTCCCTGCCCGATTCGGGTACGGCTAAAATCGCGGGTCATGATGTCGTTTCGGCCGCAGCCGAAGTCAGGGCCCGACTCGGCGTTGTCTTCCAGTCACCAAGTCTCGACGGCAAGCTGACCATTCTGGAGAACCTCCGTTGTGGCGGCGCCCTTTACGGGCTTACGGGAACGGAACTCGAATCCCGCATCATTGAGGCCACAAAGGCCCTCAACCTGACGGACCGACTTAATGACATTGTCGAGACCCTCTCCGGCGGACTTCAGCGCCGTGCTGAAATCGCCAAGTGCCTCCTGATCCGTCCGGAGGTACTTCTGCTCGACGAGCCCTCCACGGGACTCGACCCTGGAGCCCGCCTCGATCTCTGGGCTGCCCTGGAAAAACTTCGAAACGAGCACAACGTTACCGCTCTCTGCACCACGCATCTCATGGAGGAGGCGGCGCGAGCCGACCGGGTCGGCATAGTCAGTTCCGGAAAACTTGTCGCCCTTGGAACTCCCGATGAACTCACCTCCGCCATCGGCGGCGATGTGATCAGCCTCGGAGTTTCCAAAGAAACCGGAGCCGATCAACTCGCCAAACTCATTACCTCGAAGACCGGCATACCCGCGACAGTCGTGGAGGGAGAGGTTCGCATCGAGCATGTCGAGGCCTATGCGCTTGCAGCTCGGCTGGCCGGGGAATTCCCGAAAGAGATCACCTCCCTCCGAATTGCCCGACCCACCTTAGAGGATGTCTTCATCGCGAGGACGGGGCGCCTCTTTGCCGATCAGGATCTGGAGCCCGACATGAATGCGCCCGTTAAGAAAAAGAAGCACTGA
- a CDS encoding ABC transporter permease produces the protein MKPTRLLWTPALAFWWRDVIRFLRQRNRIIGALATPLVFWLLVGSGFGPSFRNPGALTSAAATGSYLAYFFPGTLVLIMLFTAIFSTISVIEDRREGFLQGALVAPLSPAAIPLGKFLGGTTLAVLQAALFCVLAPLAGLPIGWHQAALLLPALVFVGFAMTGMGFLVAWPMDSTQGFHAIMNIFLMPLWMMSGALFPMPAGTGWLYWAGALNPVSYGVTAIRSSFAATSGTALPAGYLTGLVVTALFAAVMFVISVNLVAKRSKRN, from the coding sequence ATGAAACCCACACGCCTTCTCTGGACTCCCGCCCTCGCCTTCTGGTGGCGCGATGTCATTCGCTTCCTGCGTCAGCGTAACCGCATCATCGGGGCCCTTGCCACTCCGCTTGTCTTTTGGCTGCTTGTCGGTTCAGGCTTCGGACCTTCCTTCCGCAATCCCGGAGCCCTGACTTCCGCCGCCGCCACGGGCAGCTACCTCGCCTATTTCTTTCCCGGCACGCTAGTGCTGATCATGCTCTTCACCGCGATCTTTTCGACGATCTCGGTCATTGAGGACCGTCGCGAGGGATTCCTTCAGGGTGCACTCGTTGCGCCGCTATCCCCCGCCGCTATCCCACTTGGAAAATTCCTGGGAGGAACGACCCTTGCGGTCCTTCAGGCAGCGCTATTCTGCGTGCTGGCCCCACTGGCAGGCCTGCCGATCGGTTGGCATCAGGCGGCCCTACTCCTGCCCGCCCTCGTTTTTGTCGGCTTCGCAATGACAGGGATGGGCTTCCTTGTTGCCTGGCCTATGGACTCAACCCAGGGATTTCACGCGATCATGAACATCTTCCTGATGCCCCTCTGGATGATGTCCGGAGCCCTCTTCCCCATGCCTGCAGGAACCGGCTGGCTCTACTGGGCCGGAGCGCTCAACCCTGTCAGCTACGGGGTCACGGCAATCCGTTCGTCCTTTGCTGCGACCAGCGGAACGGCACTGCCCGCCGGATATCTGACAGGCCTCGTCGTCACGGCGCTTTTTGCAGCCGTGATGTTTGTGATCAGCGTTAACCTAGTTGCCAAGCGCTCCAAGCGCAACTGA
- a CDS encoding bifunctional homocysteine S-methyltransferase/methylenetetrahydrofolate reductase, with product MGNLPDLFEELKSAVLCGDGAMGTLLAERGVPAGNCFEELCLSQPETISSIHREYLEAGAQLITTNSFGANARKLFAFGLEGRVGDINRAATRLAREAVDASGRPALVAGSVGPLGSHQAEADQNQEVLFREQISGLLEGGADLILLETFQDPEELSLALQVAKSLGNKPVITLIASPESGRLPGGAWIGDVLESLGEQGADLVGLNCVNGPQAMLRLVEKIAPARPLAVYPNAGRPTYQEGRIAYGTTPEYFADLGRRMAEAGAALVGGCCGTSPLHIKALSKALQGLKPTTRQTTGVVTSLEPPPAPEPTEKSILDLIAGGKTVIVTELDPPKTLPLEKFFTAAEALTRAGSDAITLADNSLAILRVSNFAVAAMLKQRGITPLLHVSCRDRNVIGLQSELLGMAAMGMRHVLALTGDPAKGGDHPDATSVYDVNSVGLLEIIRRLNEGYTLAGTDLQARPDLIAGCTFNPNARSLDTQIQRLERKIKAGARYVMTQPVFETALVEETARRTAHFGVPVFIGVWPLLNGRQAKFLHNEVPGITIPVPVMARMEGLEGAEGRKEGVAIAKEVTRSVLDHFPGVYFMTPFLAYQTTEELSSFVRGR from the coding sequence ATGGGGAACCTGCCTGACTTATTTGAAGAACTGAAGTCTGCAGTGCTTTGCGGTGATGGAGCGATGGGCACGCTCCTGGCCGAGAGGGGCGTTCCTGCGGGAAACTGCTTTGAGGAGCTCTGTCTCTCCCAACCGGAAACAATCTCCTCCATTCACCGCGAATACCTGGAGGCCGGAGCCCAACTCATCACCACCAACTCCTTCGGAGCGAATGCACGCAAGCTATTCGCGTTCGGTCTTGAAGGACGGGTGGGCGACATCAACAGAGCGGCCACCCGCTTGGCTCGGGAGGCTGTGGATGCCTCCGGAAGGCCTGCCCTGGTTGCCGGAAGTGTGGGCCCCCTTGGTTCTCACCAAGCGGAAGCCGACCAGAACCAAGAAGTTCTTTTCCGAGAGCAGATCAGCGGACTGCTCGAAGGAGGTGCGGACCTGATCCTGCTGGAGACCTTCCAGGATCCCGAGGAGCTCTCGCTAGCACTGCAAGTAGCCAAATCACTCGGCAACAAGCCGGTCATTACCCTGATCGCCTCTCCCGAGAGCGGGCGCTTACCCGGCGGAGCCTGGATCGGAGATGTCCTGGAATCCCTTGGTGAACAGGGTGCGGACCTGGTCGGTCTGAACTGCGTGAACGGTCCCCAGGCGATGCTTCGCCTCGTCGAAAAAATCGCACCCGCCCGCCCTCTCGCCGTCTATCCAAATGCCGGGCGGCCTACCTATCAGGAAGGCCGCATCGCTTACGGCACGACACCCGAATATTTCGCCGATCTAGGCCGCCGGATGGCCGAGGCTGGCGCCGCCTTGGTCGGTGGATGCTGCGGAACCTCTCCTCTTCATATCAAGGCGCTCAGCAAAGCGCTGCAAGGCCTCAAACCGACAACACGACAAACAACGGGAGTCGTCACCAGTCTAGAACCTCCCCCGGCCCCGGAACCCACCGAGAAAAGCATTCTCGACCTGATCGCCGGGGGAAAGACCGTTATCGTCACGGAACTGGATCCTCCCAAGACACTCCCTTTGGAAAAATTCTTCACTGCCGCCGAAGCACTCACCCGGGCGGGAAGTGACGCCATCACCCTGGCAGACAATTCACTCGCTATCCTGAGGGTCAGCAATTTCGCTGTAGCCGCAATGTTGAAGCAACGGGGAATCACCCCCCTTCTGCACGTGAGTTGCCGGGATCGCAATGTGATCGGCCTCCAGAGCGAACTCCTCGGCATGGCAGCGATGGGAATGCGCCATGTGCTTGCCCTGACGGGAGATCCCGCCAAGGGAGGAGACCATCCCGACGCAACCTCCGTCTATGACGTGAACTCCGTCGGCCTCCTGGAGATCATCCGCAGACTGAATGAAGGATATACGCTGGCCGGGACCGACCTGCAGGCGCGGCCCGATCTCATTGCGGGATGCACCTTCAACCCCAACGCCCGGAGTCTCGACACGCAGATCCAGCGCCTCGAGCGCAAGATCAAGGCCGGGGCACGGTATGTCATGACCCAACCGGTTTTTGAAACCGCCTTGGTCGAAGAGACCGCGAGACGGACCGCTCACTTCGGAGTGCCGGTCTTTATCGGCGTCTGGCCTCTGCTCAACGGACGCCAGGCAAAGTTCCTCCATAACGAGGTGCCCGGCATCACGATCCCCGTTCCCGTCATGGCCCGGATGGAGGGTCTCGAAGGTGCTGAGGGACGCAAGGAAGGTGTCGCCATCGCTAAGGAGGTGACTCGCTCCGTGCTTGATCACTTCCCGGGCGTCTACTTCATGACACCCTTCCTCGCCTATCAGACCACCGAGGAACTCTCCTCATTCGTCAGAGGACGCTGA
- the rpsT gene encoding 30S ribosomal protein S20, producing the protein MATTKVVVKKSNSELKRKRQTIKREARNTSVLSRLKTEEKKLRAALHAGVDEVTALYQNFSSALDKAAKKGAIHKNVASRKKSRLNTRIAKGAKQVEAPKKKTAVKKVVAKTKAKLKPKK; encoded by the coding sequence ATGGCAACAACCAAAGTAGTAGTCAAAAAAAGCAACTCCGAACTCAAGCGCAAGCGTCAGACTATCAAGCGCGAGGCCCGCAACACGAGCGTCCTGAGCCGTCTCAAGACCGAAGAGAAAAAACTACGTGCCGCCCTCCATGCTGGTGTCGATGAGGTGACAGCCCTCTACCAGAACTTTTCCTCCGCGCTTGATAAAGCCGCCAAGAAAGGGGCTATCCACAAGAATGTCGCTTCCCGTAAGAAGAGCCGTCTGAACACCCGTATTGCCAAAGGAGCCAAGCAGGTCGAGGCTCCCAAGAAAAAGACCGCGGTCAAGAAGGTGGTTGCCAAGACAAAGGCGAAGCTGAAGCCGAAGAAGTAA
- the mnmA gene encoding tRNA 2-thiouridine(34) synthase MnmA encodes MTTPAPSSESRRVVVGMSGGVDSSVAAYLLKEQGWEVIGVTMKLWPQDCMSRAEDKCCGPQAIADARGVAHALGVPHYVIDEAVPFERLVIDYFADEYKAGRTPNPCVMCNEKLKFGNLWDKATALGAAYIATGHYASVEHPEDTDKDNKLKAPILRKGLDPKKDQSYFLFSLRREQLARALFPLGSLTKEEIRSIARKLGLKVADKEDSQEICFVPGKDYKAFLKDRFTDRGETFQPGGFYDMQGNHIGPHDGIELFTIGQRKGLPGGAGTPRYVIDIDAASGRVVLGGEEDLLCEEFLVNRTNWHGEAPSTPRRLSVKVRHGHSGDLAEVTAGENDTAVIRPLQPLRAVTPGQAAVFYDGDRVIGGGWIARRTTLDPAMLQDISASSLA; translated from the coding sequence ATGACAACACCTGCACCATCATCCGAATCCCGACGCGTTGTCGTGGGAATGAGCGGAGGAGTGGACTCCAGCGTGGCTGCCTATCTGCTGAAGGAGCAGGGATGGGAGGTCATCGGCGTCACCATGAAACTCTGGCCCCAGGACTGCATGTCCCGAGCGGAGGATAAGTGCTGCGGCCCTCAGGCTATAGCCGATGCTCGCGGCGTGGCCCATGCGCTGGGAGTGCCCCATTACGTAATCGATGAAGCCGTGCCCTTCGAGCGGTTGGTAATCGATTACTTTGCCGATGAGTACAAGGCCGGGCGTACACCGAACCCCTGTGTCATGTGCAACGAGAAGCTGAAGTTTGGTAACCTCTGGGACAAGGCGACCGCCCTGGGCGCGGCCTACATAGCCACGGGCCACTATGCCTCCGTCGAGCATCCCGAGGATACAGACAAAGATAACAAGCTGAAGGCCCCGATCCTCCGTAAAGGACTCGACCCCAAGAAGGATCAGTCCTACTTCCTCTTCAGTTTGCGACGGGAGCAGCTCGCACGGGCTCTTTTCCCTCTCGGTTCCCTCACCAAAGAGGAAATCCGGAGCATCGCCCGCAAACTGGGCCTCAAGGTCGCCGATAAGGAGGATAGTCAGGAGATCTGCTTCGTGCCGGGCAAGGATTACAAGGCCTTCCTCAAAGATCGTTTCACAGATCGCGGCGAGACCTTTCAGCCGGGCGGTTTTTACGACATGCAGGGTAATCACATCGGGCCGCATGATGGGATCGAACTCTTCACGATCGGTCAGCGCAAAGGTCTTCCAGGAGGGGCGGGAACTCCCCGTTATGTCATCGATATCGACGCCGCAAGCGGCCGTGTCGTCCTGGGGGGGGAGGAGGACCTGCTTTGCGAGGAGTTCCTTGTCAATCGGACTAACTGGCATGGAGAGGCACCCTCAACCCCACGGAGACTTTCGGTGAAAGTCCGCCATGGTCACTCGGGAGACTTGGCCGAAGTGACCGCAGGGGAGAATGATACCGCCGTCATCCGCCCCCTCCAGCCCCTACGGGCCGTCACCCCGGGACAAGCCGCCGTCTTCTATGACGGCGATCGCGTCATCGGTGGCGGATGGATCGCCCGACGCACCACCCTTGATCCGGCAATGCTTCAAGATATCTCCGCTTCCTCCCTCGCATGA
- a CDS encoding bifunctional 3,4-dihydroxy-2-butanone-4-phosphate synthase/GTP cyclohydrolase II: MKKLPVKPRKAPQKRASIKGAKSSAFDSIADVIEEIRRGHMVIVTDDEDRENEGDLVMAASKVTPQAVNFMATHGRGLICVPITEDRAAHLGLQRMVAHNRELHATDFTVSVDASHGTTTGISARDRAATIKVLANPTAGSKDLRQPGHIFPLQAAEGGVLKRAGHTEAGVDLARLAGLDPSGVICEILNEDGSMARLPDLLKFKKKHGLRICSIRDLIAYRRKSEKLVRREQEIEMPTDFGDFKMFLYRAEVDNHHHLALVKGPIDPKKPALVRVHSECLTGDVFGSRRCDCGSQLHRALAQIAESGHGVLVYMRHEGRGIGLPAKIHAYKLQEEGLDTVEANERLGYPADLRDYGTGAQILADLGVTKIRLLTNNPRKVVGLEGYGMEIIERVPIRSEPNRHNLRYLSTKKKKLGHMI; encoded by the coding sequence ATGAAAAAACTGCCTGTGAAGCCAAGAAAAGCTCCTCAAAAAAGAGCTTCCATCAAAGGCGCCAAATCCTCCGCCTTTGATTCCATTGCCGATGTGATCGAGGAGATACGCAGGGGGCATATGGTCATCGTCACCGATGACGAGGATCGTGAGAATGAAGGAGATCTCGTCATGGCCGCCTCCAAAGTCACGCCACAGGCAGTGAATTTCATGGCGACCCACGGGAGGGGACTCATCTGTGTTCCCATCACCGAGGACCGGGCTGCCCATCTTGGCCTCCAGCGCATGGTGGCCCATAATCGGGAACTCCACGCAACCGACTTCACCGTCTCGGTTGATGCCTCCCACGGCACAACCACCGGCATCAGCGCCCGCGACCGCGCGGCGACGATCAAGGTTTTGGCAAATCCCACAGCTGGCTCGAAGGATCTCCGTCAACCGGGACACATTTTCCCGCTTCAGGCCGCGGAGGGGGGGGTGCTCAAACGGGCCGGTCACACCGAGGCGGGGGTCGACTTGGCACGACTCGCGGGACTCGACCCATCGGGTGTCATCTGCGAGATCCTGAATGAGGACGGCTCGATGGCGCGCCTGCCCGATCTTTTGAAGTTCAAGAAGAAGCATGGTCTCAGGATCTGCTCGATCAGGGATCTCATCGCCTATCGCCGCAAGAGCGAGAAGCTCGTCCGCAGGGAACAGGAGATTGAGATGCCGACGGATTTCGGTGATTTCAAGATGTTCCTCTATCGCGCCGAGGTGGATAACCATCACCACCTGGCCCTGGTAAAGGGCCCTATTGATCCCAAGAAGCCGGCACTCGTGCGCGTCCATAGCGAATGCCTCACCGGCGATGTCTTCGGTTCCCGCCGTTGTGATTGCGGAAGCCAGTTGCACCGTGCACTAGCACAGATTGCTGAGAGCGGGCACGGCGTCCTTGTCTACATGCGTCATGAAGGCCGGGGGATCGGACTGCCGGCAAAGATCCATGCCTACAAGCTTCAGGAAGAAGGACTCGATACCGTCGAGGCAAACGAGCGCCTCGGCTACCCGGCCGACCTCCGTGACTACGGAACGGGCGCCCAGATCCTAGCGGACCTCGGAGTCACCAAGATCCGTCTTCTTACGAATAACCCCAGAAAGGTCGTTGGGCTTGAAGGTTACGGCATGGAGATCATCGAACGTGTCCCCATCCGCTCCGAGCCCAACCGGCACAACTTGCGCTATCTCTCCACGAAGAAGAAGAAGCTCGGGCACATGATCTAG
- the ribH gene encoding 6,7-dimethyl-8-ribityllumazine synthase, translating into MLKPLPPRPRLGFKAANRISIVASRYNGEFVEPMLAKALEEITLIEPESKTHVVHAPGSFEIPYLAGQLIQKNKPDAVICFGVIFQGETAHANLIASSVSDALCRMSVESGIPIIHSVLLLQNEEQARERCLGSESNRGTEAARAAIEVIRASAALTTSGT; encoded by the coding sequence ATGCTTAAGCCACTTCCACCCAGACCCCGACTTGGGTTCAAAGCTGCGAACCGCATTTCGATCGTAGCAAGCCGGTACAATGGGGAATTTGTGGAACCGATGCTGGCCAAGGCACTCGAAGAAATCACCCTGATTGAGCCGGAATCAAAGACGCACGTCGTTCATGCGCCGGGATCCTTTGAGATCCCTTATCTGGCCGGCCAGCTCATTCAAAAAAACAAACCCGATGCCGTCATTTGTTTCGGGGTCATTTTTCAGGGAGAGACCGCTCATGCCAACCTGATAGCTTCTTCCGTGAGCGATGCACTTTGCCGGATGTCGGTCGAGTCCGGCATCCCGATCATTCACAGTGTGCTTCTGCTTCAGAACGAAGAGCAGGCTCGGGAGCGCTGCCTGGGCAGCGAAAGCAACCGCGGCACCGAGGCTGCACGCGCTGCCATCGAGGTTATCCGCGCCTCTGCCGCCCTCACGACATCCGGAACCTAA
- the nusB gene encoding transcription antitermination factor NusB, whose amino-acid sequence MGVRSEGREAAIQFLYQRDQGGGAGVSDLEDFYAFRGLSPSARRFCEGLVSGLLEHSAEIDIKLREHTQNYELERLSAVDRNILRLAIHEMLFCAEIPPVVSINEAINIAKKYGTEESGRFVNGVLDKIKSTLQRPDRTPSPRNGREAIESSEPSED is encoded by the coding sequence ATGGGAGTACGAAGCGAAGGCCGCGAGGCCGCAATCCAGTTTCTCTACCAGCGCGATCAGGGGGGGGGCGCGGGTGTTTCCGACCTCGAGGATTTCTATGCCTTCCGGGGACTTAGTCCTTCGGCTCGCCGGTTCTGCGAAGGTCTGGTGAGCGGCCTGCTCGAGCATTCCGCTGAGATCGACATCAAACTACGCGAGCACACCCAGAACTACGAGCTGGAGCGTCTCTCAGCCGTTGACCGCAACATCCTCCGATTGGCGATTCACGAGATGCTTTTTTGCGCCGAAATTCCACCCGTAGTCTCGATTAACGAGGCCATCAACATTGCCAAGAAGTATGGCACTGAGGAATCGGGACGTTTTGTGAACGGGGTCTTAGACAAGATCAAGTCAACGCTCCAGCGCCCGGACCGCACCCCCTCCCCGAGGAACGGGAGGGAGGCGATCGAGTCATCAGAGCCCTCTGAAGACTGA